The proteins below come from a single Aegilops tauschii subsp. strangulata cultivar AL8/78 chromosome 6, Aet v6.0, whole genome shotgun sequence genomic window:
- the LOC109768342 gene encoding uncharacterized protein has product MASYRFLVQKLSRSFEGCEFLHVPRAENEAADTLAKIASSRQAIPSGVSLKHLRKPSVKPSPDSKSIHVPDDPAVPQPGPGTAEPGLGAAQLDPATIAPDPAVAIPDPGAAQPGSGAADSKRTLVAVFAVVTAPSWALPISEFLENGVLPTDETEARQVQRRESAYSIINNELVKRSSTGVFQCCVEQERGIDILLDIHQGESVRFIKDIAVRCGMPNNIITDNGTNFAKGALKQYCSVSGIHLDLASVAHPQSNGQVERANGLILSGVKPRLVEPLFHSPGSWLDELPASPTLP; this is encoded by the exons atggcaagctaccgcttccttgTCCAGAAGCTGTCCAGATCCTTCGAGGGCTGCGAGTTTCTCCACGTCCCACGCGCGGAGAACGAAGCAGCCGACACGCTCGCCAAGATCGCCTCATCACGACAAGCCATCCCGTCCGGCGTCTCCCTCAAGCACCTGCGCAAGCCGTCCGTCAAGCCATCGCCGGACTCCAAGTCCATCCACGTTCCAGACGACCCGGCCGTACCTCAACCCGGCCCCGGGACTGCTGAACCCGGCCTAGGGGCTGCTCAGCTCGACCCGGCCACCATCGCCCCGGACCCGGCCGTCGCCATCCCCGACCCGGGGGCTGCTCAACCCGGCTCGGGGGCTGCCGACTCGAAACGCACCCTGGTGGCCGTCTTCGCCGTGGTTACGGCTCCATCTTGGGCCCTCCCAatatcagaatttttggagaacggGGTTCTCCCCACGGACGAGACTGAAGCTCGGCAAGTGCAGCGCCGGGAGTCCGcctacagcatcatcaacaacgagctcgtcaagcgCAGCTCCACCGGCGTGTTCCAATGCTGCGTCGAGCAGGAACGGGGCATCGACATCCTCCTCGACATACATCAGGGCGagt CCGTCCGGTTCATCAAGGACATAGCGGTGCGCTGCGGCATGCCgaacaacatcatcaccgacaatggcaccaacttcgccaagggcgcGCTCAAGCAATACTGCTCCGTCTCCGGCATCCACCTCGACTTGGCCTCTGTTGCGCATCCGCAGTCCAACGGGCAGGTCGAGCGGGCCAATGGACTCATCCTATCCGGCGTCAAGCCGCGACTCGTCGAGCCACTCTTCCACTCACCCGGCAGCTGGCTTGACGAGTTGCCAGCC TCCCCCACTTTGCCCTAA